In Oryza glaberrima chromosome 8, OglaRS2, whole genome shotgun sequence, the following are encoded in one genomic region:
- the LOC127782193 gene encoding RNA-binding protein L-like isoform X2, whose translation MMPQPQPGMAPPPPPPQAGAAGVGGAPPQWGAIPPPVPQQQYGPPPHQHQAPPPPQMWGQAPPPPQPAYGQPPPAQAGYYGAPPQAAPAVPAGPNEVRTLWIGDLQYWMDENYISACFAPTGELQSVKLIRDKQTGQLQGYGFIEFTSRAGAERVLQTYNGAMMPNVEQTYRLNWASAGEKRDDTPDYTIFVGDLAADVTDYILQETFRVHYPSVKGAKVVTDKMTMRSKGYGFVKFGDPSEQARAMTEMNGMVCSSRPMRIGPAANKKATGVQEKVPSAQGVQSDSDPSNTTIFVGGLDPSVTDDMLKQVFTPYGDVVHVKIPVGKRCGFVQFANRASADEALVLLQGTLIGGQNVRLSWGRSPSNRQAQDSNQWGGANAGYYGYGQGYEGYGYAQPQDPNMYGYGAYAGYPNYQQPLAQQPQQQQ comes from the exons atgatgccgcagccgcagccagggatggccccgccgccgccgcccccgcagGCGGGGGCCGCCGGagtcggcggcgcgccgccgcagtGGGGCGCCATCCCTCCCCCGGTGCCGCAGCAGCAGTACGGCCCGCCCCCGCATCAGCATcaggcgccgccaccgccgcagatGTGGGGCCaggctcccccgccgccgcagcccgcgtacggccagccgccgccggcccaggCGGGGTACTACGGGGCGCCGCCGCAGGCGGCCCCGGCCGTCCCCGCGGGGCCCAACGAGGTCAGGACGCTCTGGATCGGGGATCTACAGTACTGGATGGATGAGAACTACATCTCCGCCTGCTTTGCGCCCACCGGCGAG CTACAATCTGTGAAGCTAATTCGTGACAAGCAGACTGGACAACTTCAGGGTTATGGCTTTATTGAATTCACATCCCGTGCTGGTGCTGAAAGAGTTCTTCAAACATACAATGGGGCAATGATGCCAAATGTTGAGCAGACATACCGGTTGAATTGGGCCTCTGCTGGTGAAAAACGTGATGACACCCCTGATTACACAATTTTTGTTGGTGATTTGGCTGCTGATGTTACAGACTACATATTGCAAGAGACGTTCAGGGTACATTACCCATCTGTGAAGGGTGCAAAGGTTGTGACAGATAAAATGACAATGCGTTCAAAGGGCTATGGCTTCGTCAAATTTGGTGATCCTTCCGAGCAAGCTCGTGCAATGACAGAAATGAATGGGATGGTTTGTTCTTCAAGACCTATGCGTATCGGCCCAGCTGCAAATAAGAAAGCAACTGGAGTTCAAGAGAAAG TACCGAGTGCTCAAGGAGTTCAGTCTGACAGTGATCCTAGCAATACCACT ATATTTGTTGGTGGCCTTGATCCCAGTGTCACTGACGATATGTTGAAACAAGTTTTCACTCCCTATGGAGATGTGGTCCATGTTAAGATCCCAGTTGGAAAAAGATGTGGTTTTGTTCAATTTGCTAACAG AGCTTCTGCCGATGAAGCTTTGGTACTTCTACAAGGTACCTTGATTGGAGGACAGAATGTGAGGCTTTCATGGGGCCGCAGCCCTTCAAATAGACAAGCTCAG GATTCCAACCAGTGGGGTGGTGCTAATGCTGGATACTACGGTTATGGGCAAGGATATGAGGGTTATGGGTATGCACAACCTCAGGACCCTAATATGTATGGGTATGGAGCTTATGCTGGTTATCCCAACTACCAGCAACCCCTAGctcagcagccgcagcagcaacaG TGA
- the LOC127782193 gene encoding RNA-binding protein L-like isoform X1 produces MMPQPQPGMAPPPPPPQAGAAGVGGAPPQWGAIPPPVPQQQYGPPPHQHQAPPPPQMWGQAPPPPQPAYGQPPPAQAGYYGAPPQAAPAVPAGPNEVRTLWIGDLQYWMDENYISACFAPTGELQSVKLIRDKQTGQLQGYGFIEFTSRAGAERVLQTYNGAMMPNVEQTYRLNWASAGEKRDDTPDYTIFVGDLAADVTDYILQETFRVHYPSVKGAKVVTDKMTMRSKGYGFVKFGDPSEQARAMTEMNGMVCSSRPMRIGPAANKKATGVQEKVPSAQGVQSDSDPSNTTIFVGGLDPSVTDDMLKQVFTPYGDVVHVKIPVGKRCGFVQFANRASADEALVLLQGTLIGGQNVRLSWGRSPSNRQAQPQQDSNQWGGANAGYYGYGQGYEGYGYAQPQDPNMYGYGAYAGYPNYQQPLAQQPQQQQ; encoded by the exons atgatgccgcagccgcagccagggatggccccgccgccgccgcccccgcagGCGGGGGCCGCCGGagtcggcggcgcgccgccgcagtGGGGCGCCATCCCTCCCCCGGTGCCGCAGCAGCAGTACGGCCCGCCCCCGCATCAGCATcaggcgccgccaccgccgcagatGTGGGGCCaggctcccccgccgccgcagcccgcgtacggccagccgccgccggcccaggCGGGGTACTACGGGGCGCCGCCGCAGGCGGCCCCGGCCGTCCCCGCGGGGCCCAACGAGGTCAGGACGCTCTGGATCGGGGATCTACAGTACTGGATGGATGAGAACTACATCTCCGCCTGCTTTGCGCCCACCGGCGAG CTACAATCTGTGAAGCTAATTCGTGACAAGCAGACTGGACAACTTCAGGGTTATGGCTTTATTGAATTCACATCCCGTGCTGGTGCTGAAAGAGTTCTTCAAACATACAATGGGGCAATGATGCCAAATGTTGAGCAGACATACCGGTTGAATTGGGCCTCTGCTGGTGAAAAACGTGATGACACCCCTGATTACACAATTTTTGTTGGTGATTTGGCTGCTGATGTTACAGACTACATATTGCAAGAGACGTTCAGGGTACATTACCCATCTGTGAAGGGTGCAAAGGTTGTGACAGATAAAATGACAATGCGTTCAAAGGGCTATGGCTTCGTCAAATTTGGTGATCCTTCCGAGCAAGCTCGTGCAATGACAGAAATGAATGGGATGGTTTGTTCTTCAAGACCTATGCGTATCGGCCCAGCTGCAAATAAGAAAGCAACTGGAGTTCAAGAGAAAG TACCGAGTGCTCAAGGAGTTCAGTCTGACAGTGATCCTAGCAATACCACT ATATTTGTTGGTGGCCTTGATCCCAGTGTCACTGACGATATGTTGAAACAAGTTTTCACTCCCTATGGAGATGTGGTCCATGTTAAGATCCCAGTTGGAAAAAGATGTGGTTTTGTTCAATTTGCTAACAG AGCTTCTGCCGATGAAGCTTTGGTACTTCTACAAGGTACCTTGATTGGAGGACAGAATGTGAGGCTTTCATGGGGCCGCAGCCCTTCAAATAGACAAGCTCAG CCTCAACAGGATTCCAACCAGTGGGGTGGTGCTAATGCTGGATACTACGGTTATGGGCAAGGATATGAGGGTTATGGGTATGCACAACCTCAGGACCCTAATATGTATGGGTATGGAGCTTATGCTGGTTATCCCAACTACCAGCAACCCCTAGctcagcagccgcagcagcaacaG TGA
- the LOC127783301 gene encoding uncharacterized protein LOC127783301 yields MPRSSTTRPAAPVRLRRRPLKTPLVVAAAAASSSAAVGLPRGGGPGTPHLRWGAGEREEEENDGEKGNAVGAPGRRSVRRLAAAVWRLRPAEEAPPPASRHAADRACLEHIPRHLQVQLLRKDHVSTRYGLKNETSSPISVLERHSGELHKGQLHLASDVLPITSLENATKWEPDGIEGIESDGAYVIASQLNLIEEQKGENYVSNLQVELQQTRDRVGKLEAERISAKKQLDHLFKKLTEEKAAWRKREHKKVQAILEDMKADLEHEKKNRRQLEKINIKLVDELKEVKMAANNLLQEYDNERKTRELTEEVCTKLVRELEEHKAEIEGLKQDSLKLRAEVDEDRKLLQMAEVWREERVQMKLVDAKLTLEAKYEELSKLQLDVEAIIASFSDTKGDDTIVQTAKNIVQSIESTREQEIKFTYEPPPASDDILAIIEELRPSEELETRETEPCHKHNSPVHESENQQDSPMTDIFLENPTKLYSNRSHYNESDMGDSSSWETISNEEMQGSSSSRNGSEPSVNKICDKISWTSGDDSEAGQNDNLSGELSKAYFADRKPSKKKESAISKLWKSSPLKNCEIFKIDVVEMMNGRSSNERLSNGMHSSNEGANQDAGLSSPSIGQWSSPDSMNSQLNRGFRGCMELVQKQSLKAKLLEARMESQKIQLRHVLNQKT; encoded by the exons ATGCCGCGCTCGTCGACCAcccgccccgccgcccccgtccgcctccgccgcaggcCGCTGAAAACCCCCCTCGTcgttgctgccgctgccgcctcatCGTCCGCCGCCGTGGGGCTGCCCCGCGGGGGCGGGCCGGGCACGCCGCACCTGCGGTGGGGCGCcggggagcgggaggaggaggagaacgacGGGGAGAAGGGGAATGCGGTGGGggcgcccggccgccgctccgtgaggcggctcgccgcggcggtgtggcggctgcggccggcggaggaggcgcctcctccggcttcccGCCACGCCGCGGATCGTGCCTGCCTCGAG CATATACCAAGGCATCTACAAGTCCAACTACTTAGGAAGGATCATGTTAGCACTCGATATGGCCTGAAGAATGAGACTTCAAGCCCCATATCTGTCTTGGAACGACATAGTGGAGAGCTCCACAAG GGCCAACTTCATCTTGCTTCAGACGTGTTGCCTATAACCAGCTTGGAGAATGCAACAAAGTGGGAGCCTGACGGCATAGAGGGGATAGAATCAGATGGTGCCTATGTGATCGCCAGCCAACTAAATCTCATTGAAGAACAGAAAGGGGAAAATTATGTATCGAACCTCCAGGTGGAGCTTCAACAGACACGGGATAGGGTCGGCAAGCTAGAAGCTGAGCGGATTTCAGCCAAGAAGCAACTTGACCACTTGTTCAAGAAACTGACAGAGGAGAAAGCAGCTTGGCGGAAGAGAGAGCACAAGAAGGTTCAAGCCATTCTTGAAGATATGAAGGCAGACCTTGAACATGAGAAGAAGAACCGGAGGCAACTAGAGAAGATTAACATAAAGCTTGTTGATGAGTTGAAGGAGGTCAAAATGGCAGCAAACAATCTGTTGCAGGAGTATGACAACGAGAGGAAGACACGTGAACTCACTGAGGAGGTGTGCACCAAGCTGGTGAGGGAGTTAGAGGAACACAAGGCCGAGATTGAAGGCCTGAAGCAAGACTCTCTGAAACTGCGTGCGGAGGTGGATGAGGACAGAAAATTGCTGCAGATGGCTGAGGTGTGGCGTGAAGAGCGTGTGCAGATGAAACTTGTTGATGCTAAACTCACCCTTGAAGCCAAATACGAAGAGTTGAGCAAACTGCAACTGGATGTTGAGGCAATCATCGCCTCTTTCAGTGACACCAAGGGAGACGATACCATAGTACAAACAGCAAAAAACATCGTACAGTCAATTGAATCAACCAGGGAACAGGAGATCAAATTCACGTATGAACCACCACCAGCATCGGATGATATACTAGCAATCATTGAAGAGTTACGCCCTAGTGAAGAGCTCGAGACAAGGGAAACTGAACCATGCCATAAGCACAACTCTCCAGTACACGAATCAGAAAACCAGCAAGATTCCCCAATGACTGATATATTCCTGGAGAACCCAACCAAACTGTACTCAAATAGAAGCCATTACAATGAGAGTGACATGGGTGATTCCAGCAGCTGGGAAACCATAAGCAATGAAGAGATGCAGGGGTCGAGCTCTTCAAGGAATGGAAGCGAACCTTCAGTCAACAAGATATGTGACAAGATTTCCTGGACCAGTGGGGATGATTCTGAGGCTGGGCAGAATGACAACCTGAGTGGTGAGTTGAGCAAGGCCTACTTCGCAGACAGAAAACCATCCAAGAAGAAAGAGTCAGCCATATCAAAGCTCTGGAAGTCATCCCCTCTGAAAAACTGCGAAATCTTCAAGATAGATGTCGTGGAGATGATGAACGGGAGATCATCGAACGAAAGGCTGTCAAATGGCATGCATTCTTCGAACGAAGGCGCCAATCAAGATGCAGGACTCAGCTCGCCAAGTATAGGGCAATGGAGCTCACCTGACTCGATGAACAGCCAACTCAACCGCGGGTTCAGAGGCTGCATGGAGCTGGTTCAGAAGCAGAGCTTAAAGGCGAAGCTTCTAGAAGCTCGGATGGAGAGCCAGAAGATCCAGCTCCGCCATGTGCTCAACCAGAAAACCTAG
- the LOC127782489 gene encoding germin-like protein 8-11 — MASDPSPLQDLCVADMHSPVLVNGFACLNPMDVNADHFFKAAMLDTPRKTNKVGSNVTLINVMQIPGLNTLGISIARIDYAPLGQNPPHTHPRAIEILMVLEGTLHVGFVTSNPDNKFFSKVLNKGDVFVFPVGLIHFQFNPNPYKPAVAITALSSQNPGAITIANAVFGSKPPISDDVLAKAFQVEKGTIDWLQAQFWENNHY; from the exons ATGGCTTCAGATCCCAGCCCTCTCCAGGACTTGTGCGTTGCCGACATGCACTCACCTG TGCTTGTCAATGGATTTGCTTGCCTGAACCCGATGGACGTGAACGCAGACCACTTCTTCAAGGCAGCAATGCTGGACACTCCTAGGAAAACAAACAAGGTTGGCTCCAACGTCACTCTGATCAACGTCATGCAGATCCCTGGCCTCAACACACTCGGCATCTCAATTGCACGCATTGACTATGCACCGTTGGGTCAGAACCCTCCCCACACACATCCTCGTGCCATCGAGATCCTCATGGTGCTTGAGGGAACACTCCATGTCGGCTTCGTCACGTCTAACCCAGACAACAAGTTCTTCTCCAAGGTGCTCAACAAGGGTGATGTGTTTGTATTCCCTGTGGGGCTCATCCACTTCCAATTTAACCCTAACCCCTACAAGCCCGCGGTCGCAATTACCGCACTTAGCAGCCAAAACCCTGGTGCCATCACCATTGCAAATGCGGTGTTTGGGTCGAAGCCACCAATCTCCGATGATGTTTTGGCCAAGGCATTCCAGGTCGAAAAGGGGACAATAGATTGGCTCCAAGCCCAGTTCTGGGAGAACAACCATTACTGA
- the LOC127781572 gene encoding putative disease resistance RPP13-like protein 3 — protein MTEGVVKFAVDKLESMAAQELKLQTEVGKKVLDLRHELEWLRTFLRDADRKRRGSSSSSGTGAAAAAAYDELIEVWVRQTRELAHDAEDLLEEFVHRGELHCHGCFDVPSFLRWLRHSAAGVFARHAIFDGIEDINKRIEQMKQQRKECNLEKLPCASKPHRKKYTDWSSLTELEIEDNLVKIGDYDEIERLVLDQSRQRTVINLTGKSGIGKTTLASYLYRRNSIRKHFACTAWVHVPRKFRFADLLHDVIRQANASSGDDELGGEAADDDVRRRGGMEAERLVKARLAAALQGKRYLVVLDDVRSREEWAFFLAALPGGLAGSCVLVTTQVKISEESEQPVAGGGGVVRTRELGKLRPEQAAELFRRRVYGHGEPEPKKMEQLKSLVDSMTKGSNLPLNIVMLAGLLRSKKEDEWEAVIHSLDDTPPPTSPEQTPPEAEPKKDSLDDSETAPTSTEQTKKRKKRKQMATSMDKILTVCMDDLPTHLKPCFLYFAGFTAQTPICAGKLVRLWVAEGFMQAKNGQTVEEHGEECLKELISRCLVQLVETDAGGGRVAAVSIHQAVLDFVQAEARDTNFLHVHSGAAVLSNGAARRLALRNTYDTDLAVMLEAPKLHTLLCDIPERAADDAAGAAAWQRALELINGRAPTFSVHGSRFLRVMDLKGVRLPHRESLPEEIGWLIHLRYLGLSHTAMRHLPSSVKRLRNLQTLDVSRTDVEALPWRLWRNPSLRHVMARRLAAWSAPDERAVLPDLQTLHGVPWGRWARSGGGGAIGKMTSLRSLMAWNVSAAAAAGGDGGGGEWLSSALAGLECLRSLDLEAADDAVTTLPLWDLLTMLGLRQLEYLTLRGRVAPPWNPPPPETTTTAPPPPLQGHHHHHHYLLPNLAKLELHRSECDQPLIDAIAKLPNLAELVLDEASYVKPYMRFPAAGFPKLRKLQLTSLDKLTECTAAAAAAAGDVVGDGGGALPQLRHVSVFHCGKLNMFPVKMAPKLELLTIHDSEELKNFMDNQDNEHIHVVHGKMSKRRVMTAPK, from the exons ATGACAGAGGGCGTGGTGAAGTTCGCCGTGGACAAGCTGGAGTCGATGGCGGCGCAGGAGCTGAAGCTGCAGACGGAGGTCGGGAAGAAGGTGCTCGACCTCCGCCACGAGCTCGAGTGGCTCcgcaccttcctccgcgacgcCGACCGCAAGCgccgcggctcctcctcctcctccggcaccggcgccgccgccgccgccgcctacgacGAGCTGATCGAGGTGTGGGTGCGGCAGACGCGGGAGTTGGCGCACGACGCGGAGGACCTCCTGGAGGAGTTCGTCCACCGGGGGGAGCTCCACTGCCATGGCTGCTTCGACGTCCCCTCCTTCCTCCGCTGGCtccgccactccgccgccggcgtcttCGCCCGCCACGCCATCTTCGACGGCATCGAGGACATCAACAAGCGGATCGAGCAGATGAAGCAGCAGCGCAAGGAGTGCAACCTCGAGAAGCTGCCCTGTGCCTCCAAACCTCACCGCAAGAAGTACACTGActg GTCATCGCTGACTGAGCTGGAGATCGAAGACAACCTGGTCAAGATCGGCGACTACGACGAAATCGAGAGgctggtcctcgaccagagcCGGCAAAGGACGGTGATCAACCTCACCGGCAAGAGCGGCATCGGCAAGACGACGCTGGCGAGCTACCTCTACCGGAGGAACAGCATCCGGAAGCACTTCGCCTGCACGGCGTGGGTCCACGTCCCCCGCAAGTTCCGcttcgccgacctcctccacgACGTCATCCGCCAGGCCAACGcctcctccggcgacgacgagctcggcggcgaggccgccgacgacgacgtgcggCGCCGGGGTGGGATGGAGGCGGAGAGGCTCGTCAaggcgcgcctcgccgccgcgctccaggGGAAGAGGTACCTCGTGGTGCTCGACGACGTCCGGAGCAGGGAGGAGTGggccttcttcctcgccgcgctccccggcggcctcgccggcagCTGCGTGCTCGTCACGACGCAGGTCAAGATCAGCGAGGAGTCGGAGCAacccgtggccggcggcggcggcgtcgtgcgcACCAGGGAGCTCGGGAAGCTGCGGCCGGAGCAGGCCGCCGAGCTGTTCCGCCGGAGGGTGTACGGCCACGGCGAGCCGGAGCCGAAGAAGATGGAGCAGCTCAAGAGCCTCGTGGACTCCATGACGAAGGGCTCCAACCTGCCGCTCAACATCGTCATGCTCGCCGGACTCTTGAGGTCCAAGAAGGAGGATGAATGGGAGGCCGTGATCCATAGCCTCGATGATACGCCACCCCCGACATCGCCGGAGCAGACGCCGCCGGAGGCGGAGCCGAAGAAGGACAGCCTCGATGATAGCGAGACGGCGCCGACATCGACAGAGCAaacgaagaagaggaagaagaggaagcagATGGCGACATCGATGGACAAGATACTGACGGTGTGCATGGACGACCTGCCGACGCATCTGAAGCCGTGCTTCCTCTACTTCGCCGGGTTCACCGCGCAGACGCCGATCTGCGCCGGGAAGCTGGTACGGCTGTGGGTCGCCGAGGGGTTCATGCAGGCGAAGAACGGGCAGACGGTGGAGGAGCACGGCGAGGAGTGCCTCAAGGAGCTCATCTCCCGGTGCCTCGTCCAGCTCGTCGAgacggacgccggcggcggcagggtcgCCGCCGTCAGCATCCACCAGGCGGTGCTCGACTTCGTCCAGGCGGAGGCGCGCGACACCAACTTCCTCCACGTGCACAGCGGCGCCGCGGTCCTCTCCaacggcgccgcccgccgcctcgcgctccGGAACACCTACGACACCGACCTCGCCGTCATGCTCGAGGCGCCCAAGCTCCACACCCTCCTCTGCGACATCCcggagcgcgccgccgacgacgccgccggcgccgcggcgtggCAGAGAGCGCTCGAGCTCATCAATGGCCGCGCCCCCACCTTCTCCGTCCATGGCTCGAGGTTCCTCCGCGTGATGGATCTCAAGGGCGTGCGGCTGCCGCACCGGGAGTCGCTGCCGGAGGAGATCGGGTGGCTGATCCACCTCAGGTACCTGGGCCTCTCGCACACCGCCATGAGGCACCTCCCGAGCTCCGTCAAGAGGCTCCGGAACCTGCAGACGCTGGACGTGTCGCGCACGGACGTCGAGGCGCTGCCGTGGCGGCTCTGGCGCAACCCCTCGCTCCGCCACGTCATGGCGAGGCGGCTCGCCGCCTGGTCCGCGCCGGACGAGCGCGCCGTGCTCCCGGACCTGCAGACACTCCACGGCGTGCCGTGGGGCCGGTGGgctcggagcggcggcggcggcgccatcgggAAGATGACCAGCCTACGGTCGCTCATGGCGTGGaacgtctccgccgccgccgccgccggcggcgacggcggcggcggcgagtggctgTCGTCAGCTCTGGCCGGGCTGGAGTGCCTGCGGTCGCTGGACCTCGAGGCGGCGGACGACGCCGTGACGACGCTCCCGCTCTGGGACCTCCTCACCATGCTTGGCCTGAGGCAGCTCGAGTACCTCACGCTACGAGGCAGGGTGGCGCCGCCATGGaacccgccgccaccggagacgacgacgacggcgccgccgccaccattgcaaggccaccaccaccaccaccattaccTCCTCCCAAACCTCGCCAAGCTCGAGCTGCACAGATCAGAGTGCGACCAACCCCTCATCGACGCCATCGCCAAGCTCCCCAACCTCGCGGAGCTCGTGCTCGACGAGGCGTCCTACGTCAAGCCCTACATGAGGTTCCCCGCCGCCGGGTTCCCCAAGCTGAGGAAGCTGCAGCTCACCAGCCTAGACAAGCTGACAGAgtgcaccgcggcggcggcggcggcggccggagacgtcgtcggagacggcggcggcgcgctgccgcAGCTCCGGCACGTGTCCGTCTTCCACTGCGGGAAGCTGAACATGTTCCCGGTGAAGATGGCGCCGAAGCTGGAGCTCCTCACCATCCATGATTCGGAGGAGTTGAAGAATTTCATGGACAACCAAGACAACGAACACATCCACGTGGTGCATGGCAAGATGTCCAAGAGGAGGGTGATGACTGCCCccaaatag
- the LOC127781413 gene encoding uncharacterized protein LOC127781413, whose amino-acid sequence MVCAKCEKKLGKVIVPDKWKEGASNTNESGGRKINENKLLSKKNRWTPYGNTKCVICKQQVHQDAKYCHTCAYSKGVCAMCGKQVLDTKLYKQSNV is encoded by the exons atggtgtgcGCCAAGT GCGAGAAGAAGCTGGGGAAAGTGATCGTGCCGGACAAGTGGAAGGAGGGGGCCAGCAACACCAACGAGAGCGGCGGCCGCAAGATCAACGAGAACAAGCTCCTCTCCAAGAAGAACAG GTGGACTCCATATGGAAACACTAAATGTGTAATCTGCAAGCAGCAGGTCCACCAGGACGCCAAGTACTGCCACACCTGTGCATATTCGAAAG GTGTATGTGCAATGTGCGGGAAGCAAGTGCTGGACACGAAGCTGTATAAGCAAAGCAATGTGTAA